A window from Chitinophaga filiformis encodes these proteins:
- a CDS encoding alpha/beta hydrolase family protein, with product MEFKNADQPTLSNNSKYFLALLPGDTLVILNLFTHAKELVANVVSFEMDNNGNNQWIKYSLVGDSGAMVIRKLDGKKKYQYTNIYESHFSAGGGEILMRDSLGLYVVTLKTNERVRIPESSDAKRAILDASGTQVAFLTDDDLGNRSIKYFKQGDRTSRILVDKKNIDLCGKSRISDNILNFTSDGQRLFFSYKYSEDVSQIDNRVLVWSYKDKVLKPKELIYRRRATDNSYCAVVDINSTHILLLENYELELAEGVLENNHFALLKSKINENEYYWNNQSQSLYLMSFESGRKTKLAELKYPGFQRPSLIQKERFVVWFDSKEAKFYSFNTQSQSKIDICALIPNKLSISERGEADKIRERRFAYGLQEIDRDGNYVFIYDCYDIWKVDLLGGKNPINITKGLGKANSIRFRIVPDKKYPLPYRRDMILLYAFNMRTKENGFWEAYSSSVGEPSKLIMDSKVYYFKPTSILVSANVAEDPSQFKPIKSKDKQAFIVRRMSTKESPNLYYTRDFHSFSAVSDIHPEKEYIWPESQLITWTLPDGLKCDGVLYKPQDFDSSRKYPVIFNYYERRSENLNGYKTPELFSHNVNIPWFVSREYLVFEPDFYYRTGEVATNIINTIESSIKRLDSIPYVDTKRMAAQGQSFGGYETNVIITGTTLFKAACEMAGPTNIISEYNSLRPSGDNNQTSSDNGQRNIGVSPWENPEIFIRNSPVLHIGKIQTPLLIIHNPDDESISYNQALELFLGMRRANKKVWMLEYKDEDHTVSNSENQLDLTIRIQQFFDYYLKATSVPIWMVNGNTSFSGLELDSSNTIP from the coding sequence ATGGAATTTAAAAACGCTGACCAACCAACGCTCAGTAATAATAGCAAATATTTCTTAGCACTTTTACCAGGAGATACGCTTGTAATATTAAATCTATTTACGCATGCAAAAGAATTGGTCGCTAATGTTGTATCTTTTGAAATGGACAATAACGGGAATAATCAATGGATTAAATATTCTTTAGTTGGAGATTCTGGGGCTATGGTAATAAGAAAGCTCGACGGGAAAAAAAAATACCAATATACTAATATTTATGAATCACATTTTAGCGCGGGTGGAGGTGAGATATTGATGAGAGACAGTTTGGGCTTGTATGTCGTAACGCTGAAAACAAACGAACGAGTGAGAATTCCGGAAAGCTCAGATGCAAAAAGAGCAATCTTAGATGCATCGGGAACTCAAGTTGCATTTCTAACTGACGATGATCTTGGAAATAGGAGTATAAAATATTTTAAACAGGGCGATAGAACCTCTCGCATATTGGTGGATAAAAAAAATATCGACTTATGTGGTAAAAGTCGAATTAGTGATAATATTCTCAATTTCACTTCTGACGGACAAAGGCTTTTTTTCTCCTATAAATATTCAGAAGATGTTTCCCAAATTGACAATCGAGTATTGGTATGGTCGTATAAAGATAAAGTACTAAAACCAAAGGAATTAATATATCGAAGAAGAGCGACTGATAACTCATATTGTGCGGTTGTTGATATAAATAGTACTCATATTCTTCTTCTTGAGAATTACGAATTAGAGTTGGCTGAAGGTGTGTTGGAAAATAATCATTTTGCTCTTTTAAAGAGCAAAATAAATGAAAATGAATATTATTGGAATAATCAATCACAATCACTGTATCTCATGTCGTTCGAATCTGGGAGGAAAACGAAACTTGCTGAACTAAAATATCCTGGTTTTCAGCGCCCAAGCCTGATACAAAAGGAAAGATTTGTAGTATGGTTCGACTCAAAAGAAGCAAAATTTTATTCATTTAACACACAGTCTCAATCTAAAATTGATATATGTGCTCTAATCCCCAACAAGCTCTCTATTTCAGAACGAGGTGAGGCTGATAAGATAAGAGAGCGTAGGTTCGCATATGGGTTACAGGAAATTGACAGAGACGGAAACTATGTTTTCATTTATGATTGCTACGACATCTGGAAAGTCGATCTTTTAGGTGGCAAGAATCCAATTAATATAACTAAAGGTCTTGGAAAGGCAAATTCTATTCGATTTAGAATTGTACCAGACAAGAAATACCCTTTACCTTATCGGCGTGATATGATATTATTATATGCCTTTAATATGCGAACAAAGGAAAATGGCTTTTGGGAAGCGTACTCTTCTTCGGTAGGTGAACCTTCAAAACTGATTATGGATTCGAAAGTGTATTATTTCAAGCCAACCTCGATACTCGTTTCAGCAAATGTAGCTGAGGATCCAAGTCAATTTAAGCCAATTAAATCCAAGGACAAACAAGCATTTATCGTAAGGCGAATGAGTACAAAGGAATCTCCGAATTTATATTATACGAGGGACTTCCATTCCTTCTCAGCTGTTTCAGATATACATCCAGAAAAAGAATATATTTGGCCTGAATCGCAGTTAATCACATGGACTCTACCTGACGGATTAAAATGCGATGGAGTATTATACAAGCCACAAGACTTTGACTCATCAAGAAAATATCCTGTGATTTTTAACTACTATGAAAGGCGATCAGAAAACCTTAATGGATATAAAACACCCGAGTTATTTAGCCATAATGTAAACATACCCTGGTTTGTGAGCAGAGAATATTTGGTATTTGAGCCTGATTTTTATTATAGAACAGGAGAAGTCGCAACGAATATTATAAATACGATCGAATCCTCAATCAAAAGATTAGACTCTATTCCATATGTTGATACCAAACGAATGGCGGCGCAAGGTCAAAGTTTTGGGGGGTATGAAACGAATGTAATTATCACGGGGACCACATTGTTTAAAGCTGCTTGTGAAATGGCTGGACCGACGAATATCATTAGTGAATATAATAGCTTGCGCCCTAGCGGTGACAATAATCAAACTTCTTCAGATAACGGTCAGCGAAATATTGGTGTTTCCCCATGGGAGAATCCCGAGATATTCATAAGGAATTCCCCTGTCTTGCATATTGGCAAAATACAGACACCTTTATTGATTATTCATAATCCTGATGACGAATCTATTAGCTACAATCAAGCTTTGGAATTATTTCTGGGCATGAGACGAGCGAATAAGAAAGTTTGGATGCTTGAATATAAAGACGAAGATCATACCGTCTCGAATAGTGAAAATCAGCTTGATTTGACAATTCGAATTCAACAATTCTTTGACTATTACCTAAAAGCTACATCTGTGCCCATTTGGATGGTAAATGGTAATACGTCATTTTCTGGGTTGGAGTTAGATTCCTCTAATACAATTCCATAG
- a CDS encoding sigma factor-like helix-turn-helix DNA-binding protein, with product MAKSEDVVQDLFMTLWERKNVEIKGNSIEAYLMMGIHYRCWEMLNKQRCIESKMQKYAYDILLAEQTNLSLFYDDSSLSKKLHLLKLGWKQLSRNQRQAINKIFREEKSYKQAAAEMNIKKNTLNSHLERSLGKFRSLFQQEYFMSY from the coding sequence ATGGCGAAGTCTGAAGATGTTGTACAGGATTTGTTTATGACATTATGGGAACGAAAGAATGTCGAAATAAAGGGAAATTCAATTGAGGCCTACCTCATGATGGGAATACATTATAGATGTTGGGAGATGCTCAATAAGCAACGCTGCATCGAATCGAAAATGCAAAAATATGCCTATGATATTTTGTTGGCAGAGCAAACTAACTTGTCTTTGTTTTATGATGACTCCTCTTTAAGTAAAAAATTGCATTTATTGAAGCTGGGGTGGAAACAGTTATCTCGCAATCAAAGGCAGGCGATCAATAAAATTTTTCGAGAAGAGAAAAGTTATAAGCAAGCAGCTGCGGAAATGAACATAAAGAAGAATACATTAAATTCTCATCTAGAACGCTCCCTAGGTAAATTTAGAAGCTTGTTTCAACAGGAATATTTTATGTCATATTGA
- a CDS encoding RNA polymerase sigma factor, which produces MHLDGYNDEHLFKLLQDGSETAFNAIFNRYSKRLYVEAYNRLQDADEGNDIVQEVFFWLWERKRSLEVPQCLKAYLVQVVRNKCVDLIRKKTSTRGKKLQYTWLADTCTTTSPIENKELGRQLAAAINSITPASRLAFEQLYLHKKSLKEIADQMDINVQSVKNHIHRALKVLRENLKHSLS; this is translated from the coding sequence ATGCATCTAGACGGTTACAACGACGAACATCTCTTCAAGCTGCTGCAGGACGGCAGCGAAACAGCCTTCAATGCCATCTTTAACCGTTATAGCAAACGTTTATATGTGGAAGCCTATAACCGTTTACAGGACGCAGATGAAGGGAACGATATTGTGCAGGAAGTGTTCTTCTGGTTATGGGAAAGAAAGCGCTCCCTGGAAGTGCCACAATGCCTGAAAGCCTACCTGGTACAGGTAGTCAGGAATAAATGTGTAGACCTGATCCGTAAAAAGACCAGCACAAGGGGTAAGAAACTACAGTACACCTGGCTGGCGGATACCTGCACCACCACATCTCCGATAGAAAATAAAGAATTGGGCAGGCAGTTGGCGGCGGCTATTAATAGCATCACGCCGGCCAGCAGGCTGGCCTTTGAGCAGTTGTACCTGCACAAAAAGAGCCTGAAGGAAATTGCCGACCAGATGGACATCAATGTCCAGTCAGTAAAGAATCACATCCACCGTGCGCTGAAAGTGCTGCGCGAAAATCTGAAACATAGCTTATCATAA
- a CDS encoding FecR family protein: MNIDETQLEQLVLDELGGIITPEDSATLKKLLEEEPEALIIRNAIYEQFSGPEEQAFLALPPEHLPIDKVWAKIRKRKWIRVIVRSSLSLAFLASVASGIYISFQPTKPLQPKAVVHGLSPLKTVALQLPNGEIVNLGSTQQHVTVGDVTLNAQQKQVALKGTNKGMAMITVPAGQDYTINLPDGTEVQLNATSKMAFPVSFTGNTREVTIAGEAYLKVAANPKKPFIVHLPNSTVQVLGTEFNVNTYDKAHEQIALVKGAIKLDADSSTIMLKPGFAVRYQKGQQLQAVRFDAEELLAWREGTYVFHATTIDEMCSVLKRWYGIKVINDNVNINRPRFTGYIDKSRPIQYFLNALQFTGHFDYYFDNDSVLHIR, encoded by the coding sequence ATGAATATAGATGAAACCCAATTAGAACAATTGGTACTGGACGAACTGGGAGGGATCATTACCCCCGAAGACAGTGCCACCCTCAAAAAACTGCTCGAAGAGGAGCCGGAAGCACTTATTATCCGAAACGCCATCTACGAACAGTTTTCGGGACCTGAGGAACAGGCCTTCCTGGCCCTGCCACCCGAACATTTGCCCATCGATAAGGTATGGGCGAAGATCCGCAAAAGAAAATGGATCAGGGTCATTGTACGCTCATCGCTTAGTCTTGCCTTCCTGGCCTCAGTGGCCTCCGGCATCTACATATCATTCCAGCCAACAAAGCCTCTACAGCCTAAGGCAGTTGTCCATGGATTGTCTCCCCTGAAAACTGTTGCACTGCAGCTGCCCAATGGTGAAATTGTGAACCTGGGCAGCACGCAGCAACATGTTACCGTAGGCGATGTTACACTCAACGCACAACAGAAACAGGTAGCCCTGAAAGGGACGAATAAGGGCATGGCCATGATCACCGTGCCTGCCGGGCAGGACTATACCATTAACCTACCCGATGGTACCGAAGTACAGCTCAACGCCACTTCAAAAATGGCCTTCCCGGTAAGCTTCACCGGTAATACCCGCGAAGTGACCATAGCAGGAGAAGCCTACCTGAAAGTAGCCGCGAACCCAAAGAAACCTTTCATTGTACACCTGCCCAACAGCACGGTACAGGTACTCGGCACAGAATTCAATGTAAACACCTACGATAAAGCCCATGAACAAATAGCCCTGGTAAAAGGCGCGATTAAACTGGATGCTGATTCTTCCACGATCATGTTGAAACCAGGATTTGCAGTACGATACCAGAAAGGTCAACAGCTGCAGGCGGTACGTTTTGATGCGGAAGAATTATTGGCATGGAGAGAGGGTACTTATGTATTTCATGCTACGACTATAGACGAAATGTGCAGTGTTTTGAAAAGATGGTACGGCATAAAAGTCATTAATGACAATGTAAACATTAACCGGCCACGCTTTACAGGTTATATAGACAAATCAAGGCCTATTCAGTATTTCCTTAATGCATTACAATTTACCGGACACTTTGATTATTACTTTGATAATGACAGTGTCTTACATATACGTTAA
- a CDS encoding RNA polymerase sigma factor: MMLFHEEELLLSVKRGDASAFATLYKRYRPQLLMEAYQKVRNQQEAEDIVQEIFTSLWQRRRELAINISLKHYLYRAVHLQYAYKCRRNEVARRFVSHAWYTSPESAVPRNLENKELGQQIREAARHVSAPACRKVFELLYLQDWSHKEIAQDMNIQPQVVKNQVSRALKVIRTRLREEEVV, from the coding sequence ATGATGTTATTTCACGAGGAAGAACTATTATTGTCTGTGAAAAGGGGCGATGCATCAGCTTTCGCTACACTCTACAAACGGTACCGTCCGCAATTACTGATGGAAGCATATCAGAAGGTACGCAACCAGCAAGAGGCGGAAGATATAGTACAGGAGATCTTTACATCTTTGTGGCAAAGGCGCAGGGAACTAGCTATCAACATTTCTCTGAAGCATTACCTGTATAGGGCAGTACACTTACAGTATGCCTACAAATGCCGGCGCAATGAGGTAGCCCGCAGGTTTGTATCGCATGCCTGGTATACCTCCCCGGAAAGCGCTGTGCCCCGGAACCTGGAGAACAAAGAACTGGGACAACAGATCCGGGAAGCCGCCAGGCATGTATCCGCTCCGGCATGCAGGAAAGTATTTGAACTGCTTTACCTGCAGGACTGGAGCCATAAAGAGATTGCACAGGACATGAACATCCAGCCACAGGTAGTGAAAAACCAGGTAAGCCGCGCATTAAAAGTGATCCGTACCCGTTTACGCGAAGAGGAAGTTGTATAG
- a CDS encoding TlpA family protein disulfide reductase, producing MKQLLLLFTLGLASCTQTPHLDNMPTDPKALPPIVLLKGDTVSKFSTDSLAKGRPTMLYFYGPGCKPCDTMSQKMVASMDTLKDVNILFISAGSFHEVKIYQEKFNVEKFPNVKLGLDYNNAFFRFYGGQAYPLLVFYDKNRQIKRANYGSLPLDTVRAIIDK from the coding sequence ATGAAACAGCTACTCCTTTTGTTTACCCTGGGTCTGGCCAGCTGTACCCAAACTCCTCATCTGGACAATATGCCAACAGATCCGAAAGCTTTGCCACCGATTGTATTGCTGAAGGGAGACACTGTATCGAAGTTCAGTACAGATAGTCTTGCTAAGGGCCGCCCTACCATGTTATACTTTTATGGTCCCGGCTGTAAGCCATGCGATACCATGTCGCAGAAAATGGTGGCTTCAATGGATACCCTGAAAGATGTCAATATCCTTTTCATCAGCGCCGGTAGCTTTCATGAAGTGAAGATCTACCAGGAGAAATTTAATGTGGAGAAATTCCCGAATGTGAAACTGGGATTGGATTATAATAATGCGTTCTTCCGCTTTTATGGTGGGCAGGCCTATCCTTTGCTGGTGTTCTACGATAAGAACAGGCAGATCAAGCGGGCGAATTACGGTTCGCTGCCTTTGGATACGGTGCGGGCCATCATTGATAAGTAG
- a CDS encoding RagB/SusD family nutrient uptake outer membrane protein, whose protein sequence is MQVLFLYCLLLFTCLSCRKMIDVGEPSDKTGPAEVFRSDSGAIKAMAGIYGLIKGSGLSAGKTGISVFCGLYCDELGLMDGNRDFLRCYENTLTADDSPFWAPLYNCIQHCNMLLAGVEGANVLTPAVKQQLMGEAKFIRAFCYFYLVNLFGDVPLLLTTDLKHNTTAARSPAEKVYAQMEDDLKSAVSVLREEYLGGDAQSIVRERLRPNKWAAVALLARVHLYRKNWTAAEQEATDVITRNGLYTIPALTEAFGQYSPELIWALENNPSGENEDAALLVLQQGPDPDRQPLYMNKRLLKAFEHGDKRLEAWTGIDTTNGHMHYYAHKYRLVEDGKPTTPYVAVLRLAEVLLIRAEAKAYMNDFSGARSDLDRLRRRAGIGYTVAMNRVALLKAIEQERRVELFTEWGHRWLDLKRYDRARDVMAAEAIEKGAAWMDYKQVFPIPHGDILLNPHLTQNEGY, encoded by the coding sequence ATGCAGGTACTGTTTTTATATTGCCTTTTGCTTTTTACCTGCCTGTCGTGCAGGAAGATGATCGATGTAGGGGAGCCTTCGGATAAAACAGGGCCAGCCGAAGTATTTCGTTCAGATAGTGGGGCCATTAAAGCCATGGCTGGCATCTATGGCCTTATTAAGGGCAGCGGTTTGTCAGCAGGGAAAACGGGTATCTCTGTTTTCTGTGGGTTGTACTGTGATGAACTAGGCTTAATGGACGGAAACCGTGATTTCCTGCGTTGTTATGAGAATACCCTGACTGCTGATGATAGCCCCTTTTGGGCGCCGCTTTATAACTGTATACAGCATTGTAACATGCTGCTGGCCGGAGTGGAAGGAGCAAATGTATTAACACCTGCTGTAAAGCAACAGCTGATGGGAGAAGCAAAATTCATACGGGCTTTCTGTTATTTCTATCTGGTCAATTTATTTGGCGACGTACCGCTGCTGCTTACTACGGATCTGAAGCATAACACCACCGCAGCTCGTAGCCCTGCTGAAAAGGTATATGCGCAAATGGAGGATGACCTGAAAAGTGCCGTATCCGTGTTAAGAGAAGAATACCTGGGCGGGGATGCACAGAGCATCGTTCGGGAGCGGTTGCGGCCCAATAAATGGGCCGCGGTAGCCTTGCTGGCACGGGTACATTTGTACAGGAAAAACTGGACGGCGGCAGAGCAGGAAGCGACGGACGTGATCACCCGCAATGGACTATATACTATCCCTGCATTGACCGAGGCCTTCGGGCAATACAGCCCTGAACTAATCTGGGCCCTGGAAAACAATCCCAGCGGGGAGAACGAAGATGCCGCCTTGCTGGTATTACAACAGGGGCCTGATCCTGACAGACAGCCGCTGTACATGAACAAACGGCTACTGAAAGCATTCGAACATGGCGACAAGCGCCTGGAAGCCTGGACGGGCATAGATACGACCAATGGCCATATGCATTACTATGCCCATAAATACAGACTGGTGGAAGACGGCAAGCCAACTACGCCCTACGTAGCGGTATTACGCTTAGCCGAGGTGCTCCTGATCAGGGCAGAGGCCAAGGCGTATATGAACGATTTTTCCGGCGCCAGGTCAGACCTGGACCGATTGCGGCGCAGGGCAGGCATCGGTTATACAGTAGCCATGAACCGGGTGGCCTTGTTAAAAGCGATTGAACAGGAAAGGCGGGTGGAGCTGTTCACGGAATGGGGGCATCGCTGGCTGGACCTGAAACGTTATGACAGGGCCAGAGATGTGATGGCAGCCGAAGCTATTGAGAAAGGCGCTGCCTGGATGGACTACAAACAGGTGTTCCCCATTCCTCATGGCGACATACTGCTGAATCCCCACCTGACACAAAATGAAGGCTACTAG
- a CDS encoding SusC/RagA family TonB-linked outer membrane protein, with protein sequence MTKSTLTCSQLIGGIVIGLICFCAVISSSAQAPEQHMSVSFHKDSMRLREAIDSIEKWTGYIFQNKNCIDPKWVIFVGYKHISVPELLEIWFKDSPVEYSIEGKYIGLRARETEAGKTAVIAKLHGIVSDRTGRPIDGASVRLNNAESGPKTDINGYFSLLNVKTGVPVSISCVGRITLDTIVPGSGVLNVMLREQANSVTLVEVTGDKLKKPKRVDTTRHFPDIKDITMTTQVNMLDGLSGEIPGVILQRPTGRAAGDRAMEIRGPTSFDRNSQALYIIDGVMINPEFKGGEGTMSQYSSTLSYLPTAAIERIVVLKSAIATAMYGARGANGVVLIFTKSAVHAERTHIMADVACGFGGVPRREPLLNTGGYLQLRRDAWQNDGLPPTNGKAPDILIWDSLRYTDWQKVLIGNIAQYRDAIVTVSGERSVVQYRISGTYSQNTTVYMREDNKYGDYKYGLHGSANIKLRDSSLLVSLTGLASVNNTGLPGTDYTAGITLPPNAPSLFSNGKINYAVNNSIVSMPEFAGSVSNLFATANISYLLKKNLSFTLMTGHHWMGAQNTSIMNIARRGEERGNLTASSTENNFRSYTFVVEPSTQLNLLYDQHKMTLNLGAVYNSMHTSNTTVDAAGFLHDQDMLNYELAKTVVRTPFTNRYKYAGVYTHVNYAWKEKYTLELIFRVDGSSRFGRDEQVNKYGGGAIGWDFGRETFIRHALPALSYGKMQLGWSATGNDQIADYQYAGSYQPAGSYQSVEGLIAAKQQNRALTGGMTYKKDITFNMGFFNNKWEIEAAYYSNSSRHQLVEYPLPDMAGGGTMQQNMPVAIRNSGIELTLNAKLVERTPWSLAIRFNAARGANMLLSFPGLMPAPAGQTQLKRPLRELFYYDFAGVNPKNGEYVYRNRAGDMVSADALTENDRTVAVNISPRLYGGFGFTCTIYNFELSCSGQYMKRMAENAIIDKQHIPGTMWNQNVYVAGRWRRIGDNAQVQRASQASSAEADFKKYLNSTAIFMNVWYIRVNNITVAWKNGEQGKYRIYCNISNPLTFTNYRSLDPETLSRTVLPFLRTIKIGAQYLF encoded by the coding sequence ATGACCAAATCTACCCTTACCTGCAGCCAGCTTATTGGAGGCATTGTCATAGGTTTAATATGTTTCTGTGCCGTAATTAGTTCGAGTGCCCAGGCTCCGGAGCAGCATATGAGTGTATCCTTTCACAAGGACAGCATGCGTTTGAGGGAAGCCATTGATTCGATAGAGAAATGGACTGGTTATATTTTCCAGAATAAGAATTGTATCGATCCTAAGTGGGTCATATTCGTGGGATATAAGCACATCTCTGTCCCTGAGCTCCTGGAGATATGGTTTAAAGATAGTCCCGTAGAATACTCCATTGAAGGAAAGTATATTGGCCTGAGAGCAAGGGAGACTGAAGCCGGAAAAACAGCGGTGATTGCCAAACTGCATGGAATTGTCAGCGACAGGACCGGGCGCCCGATAGATGGTGCATCTGTAAGGCTGAATAATGCTGAAAGCGGCCCCAAAACAGACATTAACGGGTACTTCTCATTGTTAAATGTGAAGACCGGTGTGCCTGTAAGCATCAGTTGTGTGGGACGTATTACCCTCGATACCATCGTACCTGGCAGCGGGGTATTAAATGTCATGTTACGGGAACAGGCCAATAGTGTGACGCTTGTTGAAGTGACAGGCGACAAACTAAAGAAGCCCAAACGTGTGGATACTACGCGTCATTTTCCGGACATAAAAGATATTACAATGACGACGCAGGTCAATATGCTAGATGGCCTTAGCGGGGAAATTCCAGGCGTGATATTACAACGGCCGACCGGAAGGGCGGCGGGCGACAGAGCTATGGAGATAAGAGGTCCTACCAGTTTTGACAGGAACAGCCAGGCTTTGTATATTATTGACGGGGTAATGATAAATCCGGAATTCAAAGGAGGAGAAGGCACCATGAGCCAATATAGTTCCACGCTTTCCTATCTTCCAACAGCCGCTATAGAAAGGATCGTTGTGTTAAAAAGTGCCATTGCTACTGCCATGTACGGCGCCAGGGGGGCTAATGGTGTCGTATTGATCTTCACAAAGAGCGCTGTCCACGCAGAAAGAACACATATCATGGCAGATGTTGCCTGTGGTTTCGGAGGGGTGCCGCGGCGGGAGCCTTTGTTAAACACGGGTGGATACCTTCAGCTGCGGCGGGATGCCTGGCAAAATGATGGCTTGCCGCCTACAAACGGCAAAGCCCCTGACATACTAATCTGGGATTCGCTCCGGTATACTGATTGGCAGAAAGTACTGATAGGAAATATCGCTCAATACCGGGATGCTATTGTCACTGTTTCCGGAGAAAGGTCTGTTGTCCAATACAGGATAAGTGGAACCTATAGCCAGAATACTACTGTGTATATGCGGGAAGACAATAAGTACGGTGATTATAAATATGGCCTGCATGGCAGCGCTAATATAAAACTGCGTGATAGCAGTCTCCTTGTTTCCCTGACAGGACTGGCAAGTGTCAATAATACCGGCTTACCCGGCACGGACTATACCGCCGGTATTACCTTACCTCCTAACGCGCCTTCGTTGTTTAGCAACGGGAAGATCAATTATGCTGTGAACAACTCCATTGTTTCCATGCCGGAGTTTGCGGGTAGCGTCTCGAATCTATTCGCTACTGCTAACATCAGCTATCTTCTTAAAAAGAATTTGAGTTTTACGCTCATGACGGGTCATCACTGGATGGGAGCGCAAAATACCTCTATTATGAACATTGCCAGGCGGGGAGAAGAGCGGGGAAATTTAACGGCATCTTCAACTGAGAACAATTTTCGCTCCTACACCTTTGTTGTCGAACCTTCAACGCAGCTTAACCTGCTTTATGACCAACACAAGATGACGCTGAACCTGGGTGCAGTTTACAACAGTATGCATACCAGCAATACCACCGTCGATGCTGCCGGGTTCCTGCACGATCAGGATATGTTGAACTATGAACTGGCAAAGACAGTCGTACGTACGCCTTTCACTAACCGCTACAAGTATGCAGGCGTATACACGCATGTGAATTATGCCTGGAAAGAGAAATATACGCTGGAGCTTATTTTCCGGGTTGATGGCAGCAGTCGGTTTGGAAGGGATGAGCAGGTAAACAAATATGGAGGTGGGGCAATAGGCTGGGACTTCGGACGGGAAACTTTTATACGGCATGCATTGCCTGCGCTCAGTTACGGCAAAATGCAGCTGGGCTGGTCGGCCACCGGCAATGATCAGATTGCTGACTACCAGTATGCAGGAAGCTATCAGCCTGCGGGTAGTTACCAGTCTGTAGAAGGCCTGATAGCGGCCAAACAGCAGAACCGCGCGCTAACGGGTGGCATGACTTACAAGAAAGACATCACTTTCAATATGGGTTTCTTTAATAACAAGTGGGAGATCGAAGCAGCATACTATAGTAATAGCTCAAGACATCAGCTGGTGGAATATCCTTTACCCGATATGGCAGGCGGCGGAACAATGCAGCAGAATATGCCGGTGGCAATCAGGAACAGTGGTATAGAGCTGACACTGAATGCAAAGCTGGTCGAGCGGACGCCCTGGAGCCTGGCCATACGTTTTAATGCGGCCAGGGGCGCGAATATGCTACTCTCTTTCCCTGGCCTGATGCCTGCGCCTGCTGGTCAGACACAGTTGAAACGCCCTTTGCGGGAGCTGTTTTACTACGATTTTGCGGGTGTTAATCCAAAGAATGGAGAATATGTTTATCGGAACAGGGCTGGCGATATGGTGAGCGCTGATGCGCTGACTGAAAATGACCGGACAGTGGCCGTTAATATTTCTCCGCGGTTGTATGGCGGTTTTGGCTTCACCTGTACCATCTATAATTTCGAGCTGTCCTGCTCCGGGCAATATATGAAGCGGATGGCGGAGAACGCCATCATTGATAAACAGCACATACCGGGTACCATGTGGAACCAGAACGTTTATGTTGCCGGCCGCTGGAGAAGGATAGGTGACAATGCGCAGGTACAGCGAGCCTCACAGGCATCTTCGGCGGAAGCAGACTTTAAAAAGTACCTGAACAGTACGGCTATCTTCATGAATGTATGGTACATCCGTGTAAACAATATTACTGTTGCCTGGAAGAATGGAGAGCAAGGGAAATACAGGATCTATTGCAATATCAGCAACCCTCTCACATTTACCAATTACCGATCCCTGGATCCGGAAACCCTCAGTAGAACGGTGCTGCCATTTTTGCGTACCATCAAAATAGGAGCACAATATTTATTTTAA
- a CDS encoding RNA polymerase sigma factor has protein sequence MDPKENAITDLQLVGQIMNGDMQALALLYTRYYTPLLLVARTKSPTRDAADEAVTDVFLSLLNREQEFTITTSVKAYLEQSVRYRCMTKYAIANRKEALRKKYEPHVPDYVPATNRMELAELRAALQAALRSLPDQLKKAIELSYFEEKERQDIATALGVSPETVTKYILEARKRLRECHSLKIFLL, from the coding sequence ATGGATCCAAAAGAGAATGCAATAACTGATCTTCAACTTGTCGGCCAGATAATGAACGGCGACATGCAGGCCCTCGCCCTCTTGTACACACGTTACTACACACCACTGCTCCTGGTTGCCCGTACCAAATCACCAACCAGGGATGCAGCAGATGAAGCCGTTACCGATGTCTTCCTGTCACTCTTAAACAGGGAGCAGGAATTCACCATTACAACAAGTGTAAAAGCATACCTGGAACAGTCCGTTCGCTACCGCTGCATGACCAAGTATGCGATAGCAAACAGGAAGGAGGCATTGCGCAAAAAGTATGAGCCTCATGTACCAGATTATGTACCGGCCACCAACCGGATGGAACTGGCGGAATTGCGGGCTGCCTTACAGGCGGCATTACGCTCACTACCCGATCAGCTAAAAAAGGCAATAGAACTTTCCTATTTTGAGGAAAAAGAGAGACAGGATATTGCCACAGCATTGGGAGTAAGTCCCGAGACGGTAACTAAATACATTCTGGAAGCACGTAAACGCCTCCGCGAGTGCCATTCGCTTAAGATATTTTTGTTATAG